The following proteins come from a genomic window of Anopheles ziemanni chromosome 3, idAnoZiCoDA_A2_x.2, whole genome shotgun sequence:
- the LOC131285999 gene encoding double-strand-break repair protein rad21 homolog → MFYAHIVLAKKGPLARIWLAAHWDKKITKAHVFETNIEQSVDGIMQPKVKLALRTSGHLLLGVVRIYARKAKYLLADCNEAFVKIKMAFRPGMVDLPEEHREAAVNAITLPEVFHDFDTPLPELNDVDIEAHFSINQSRADEITMREDYGTLPLNIHDDGFGDMGFDDTPDMVRDRMDDQMEDDLFTDTVTRPPDLEHDKEPMPGTSRSLLDSIDPHHPHGDDDNFGDEDFGGQPAAGLFEGDIFADAPLAPEPELPSTVTQRQGEESDDDDDDHFDMGGAPSPAPSSDNSRPPSPTMHHNTLQDGEPQPGTSKDSAGPESGRALAHEGDDGVGGIGHDDGLPDQTTLLNNEEESFALAPVDATALKGATKSKRKRKLIVDEVKNISGEEMKSQLANTSDIVTTLDLAPPTKRLMYWKETGGVEKLFALPSRDIPARCLFKNYQRHLTSRSIGIEDFSVLAPFDVLGVELAVERPESPPLAAAKRGKKRKQPLEQQPATPATPAGYLEQSTSDQMRTVAGEMPPPTPVSIEMRDDGLAADATQSSSSFMPPPPTPGLSHLASPSHQMPPTPGMPNIPMTPGQLDHGGLTPAGLSHGGGGLTPVGLTHGGLTPSDLHHGGLTPAGLHHGDLGGGMTPHGLDHGGMTPHHASLENIDQIPNLPADQVSSILNEPGMEGFSNMGFDGNTSEEIANDWNGDYEFPPSVGAAHPNEEQQVDETIEQFEERVLNKRAAQMFLSVRARLIKADHMMLSEMTHRNNKKQAAQKFYSLLVLKKFKALEISQKQPYDDITVTRGPMFENPKL, encoded by the exons ATGTTTTACGCGCATATCGTGTTGGCCAAGAAGGGCCCCCTGGCCCGTATCTGGTTGGCGGCACACTGGGATAAAAAAATTACGAAAGCGCACGTCTTTGAGACGAACATCGAGCAGAGCGTGGATGGCAtcatgcaaccgaaggtgaaGCTTGCCCTGCGTACCTCCGGCCATTTGCTGCTCGGCGTGGTACGAATTTACGCTCGGAAGGCAAAATATTTACTAGCGGATTGTAATGAGGCGTTCGTCAAGATTAAG ATGGCGTTCCGGCCCGGCATGGTCGATCTGCCGGAAGAACACAGAGAGGCGGCTGTCAATGCAATCACCCTTCCGGAGGTATTCCACGATTTCGACACCCCACTCCCGGAGCTCAACGATGTTGACATCGAGGCGCACTTCTCCATCAATCAGTCCCGAGCGGACGAAATCACGATGCGAGAGGACTATGGGACGCTTCCGCTGAACATACACGACGATGGATTCGGGGACATGGGCTTCGACGACACGCCGGATATGGTTCGCGACCGAATGGATGATCAGATGGAG GATGATTTATTTACCGACACCGTAACACGGCCACCCGATTTGGAGCATGATAAGGAACCGATGCCGGGCACGTCACGTTCGCTGCTAGACTCTATTGACCCCCATCATCCCCACGGAGATGACGATAACTTCGGTGACGAAGACTTTGGTGGGC AACCTGCCGCCGGGTTATTTGAGGGTGATATTTTCGCAGATGCTCCGCTagcaccggaaccggaactTCCCTCAACAGTCACGCAGCGCCAGGGGGAAGAGtcggatgacgatgatgatgatcactTCGATATGGGTGGTGCACCATCGCCTGCGCCGAGCTCAGACAACTCTCGGCCACCTTCGCCAACCATGCACCATAACACATTGCAAGACGGTGAGCCACAGCCGGGGACGAGTAAGGATTCGGCCGGGCCTGAATCGGGACGTGCGTTGGCGCACGAGGGAGATGACGGTGTGGGTGGTATAGGGCATGACGACGGACTACCGGACCAGACAACACTGCTAAACAACGAGGAGGAAAGCTTTGCCCTAGCGCCGGTTGACGCGACGGCGCTGAAGGGTGCGaccaaatcgaaacgaaaacgaaaactgaTCGTGGACGAGGTGAAGAACATATCCGGCGAAGAGATGAAAAGTCAGCTGGCCAACACGTCCGACATCGTGACGACGCTGGATCTGGCTCCCCCGACCAAGCGGCTAATGTACTGGAAGGAAACCGGTGGCGTGGAGAAACTGTTTGCCCTTCCTTCGCGGGACATTCCGGCGCGCTGTCTGTTTAAAAATTATCAACGTCACCTCACGTCCCGGTCGATCGGCATCGAGGACTTTTCCGTTTTAGCTCCGTTCGATGTGCTCGGTGTTGAACTGGCCGTCGAACGGCCGGAATCGCCCCCGTTGGCCGCTGCTAAACGCGGCAAGAAGCGAAAGCAGCCACTCGAACAACAACCGGCGACACCGGCCACACCAGCTGGCTATCTGGAGCAGTCGACGTCCGATCAGATGCGTACAGTGGCCGGCGAAATGCCGCCACCGACTCCGGTGTCGATCGAGATGCGTGACGACGGGCTGGCGGCCGATGCAACGCAATCATCCTCCTCGTTCATGCCACCGCCTCCCACACCGGGCCTAAGCCATTTGGCGAGTCCGAGTCACCAGATGCCACCGACGCCCGGTATGCCGAACATTCCGATGACTCCCGGTCAGCTCGACCATGGTGGATTAACGCCGGCAGGACTGTCACACGGTGGCGGTGGGTTAACCCCGGTCGGACTTACGCACGGTGGGCTTACGCCAAGCGATCTACATCACGGTGGACTAACGCCGGCCGGCTTGCACCATGGCGATTTGGGTGGCGGCATGACACCGCATGGCCTGGATCATGGTGGAATGACGCCGCACCATGCGTCGCTGGAAAATATCGACCAGATTCCGAACCTGCCGGCCGATCAAGTTTCCTCCATCCTTAACGAACCCGGTATGGAAGGGTTCTCCAACATGGGCTTCGATGGCAACACGTCCGAGGAGATAGCTAACGATTGGAACGGAGACTATGAATTCCCCCCGTCGGTTGGAGCG GCGCATCCAAACGAGGAACAGCAGGTTGACGAAACAATTGAACAGTTCGAGGAACGAGTGTTAAACAAACGAGCCGCACAAATGTTCCTTTCGGTGAGAGCACGGCTAATCAAAGCGGACCACATGATGCTGTCTGAGATGACGCATCGGAACAACAAGAAACAG GCCGCACAAAAGTTCTACTCGCTGCTTGTGCTGAAGAAGTTTAAGGCGCTCGAAATCTCCCAGAAGCAACCGTACGATGACATCACCGTTACACGAGGTCCAATGTTTGAGAATCCTAAGCTGTAA